In one window of Zingiber officinale cultivar Zhangliang chromosome 11A, Zo_v1.1, whole genome shotgun sequence DNA:
- the LOC122030851 gene encoding protein FAM91A1-like isoform X4 translates to MNKCRSKKIMWKLNKSIAKELLPTQPVDFPVEPWWGVCLVNFTLEEFKKLTEEETATIDKVCKEEANSFVLFDPDIVRGLYRRGLIYFDIPVYPDDRFKVSRLEGFVSNREQSYEDPIEELLYAVFVVSSENATVAELAATLQADLSQLQAAASFACRLGWAVKLLDPESVLHDSSIHGLANNILSDDEEGSNVSISSEKSGQQNHGLVAEKDRTISGIAHVAFVVDANITSYLMMGSVSPGLKSHAVTLYEAGKLGDSSIAELCKDLSTLEGKKFEGELQEFANHAYSLRCVLECLHSGGIAEDDKNERTINSVDTRLHQSGGVDNGDKNERAINQTGIQNYFVDATSSLISEIEISDTNEAKIYHNVDSSTHSHTNIHRTDSSEECDGANVHLLPYSETSAKDNTSRQENYSPWDQKIPSLDGPENEKIIQKRKRKYRVDILRCESLASLAPATLDRLFLRDYDIIVSMVPLPASSVLPGSSGPFHFGPPSYSSMTPWMKLVLYTIVENGPISVVLMKGQCLRLLPAPLAGCEKALIWSWDGSTVGGLGGKFEGNLVNGNVLLHCLNSILKHSAVLVQPLSRYDLDNSGRMVTVDIALPLKNFDGSVQPVGSDMGLDPEGIANLNTLLEELSTKIELLTVGYIRLLRLRKVIQSEMFSSDDEKYEWVPLSLEFGIPLFNPKLCSRICERIFSSHLLQTDWLSEHHDAMQSLRKRLRELCSEYQATGPTAKLFYHIDRVRESPRHLISYASGKWSPHLDPSTPISSASSEHQRLKLVNRQRCRTEILSFDGNMLRSYALGSIYETGGHPFEESTSSGGTKHESDEDNSREVALPGVNLLFDGALLHPFDIGACLQARQPVLLIAEASSASTSMQETRTSL, encoded by the exons ATGAACAAGTGCAGATCGAAG AAGATTATGTGGAAGCTGAACAAGTCAATTGCTAAGGAATTGCTCCCCACACAGCCTGTGGATTTTCCAGTTGAGCCATGGTGGGGAGTTTGCCTTGTTAATTTCACACTGGAAGAATTCAAG AAACTCACTGAAGAAGAAACAGCAACCATAGACAAGGTCTGCAAGGAGGAAGCAAATTCCTTTGTTCTTTTTGATCCTGACATTGTAAGAGGTCTTTACAGAAGGGGATtgatatattttgatattccAGTTTATCCCGATGATCGGTTCAAAG TTTCCAGGCTTGAAGGGTTTGTTTCAAACAGGGAACAATCCTATGAGGATCCAATTGAAGA GTTGTTGTATGCAGTTTTTGTTGTCTCAAGTGAGAATGCTACTGTTGCTGAATTGGCAGCTACTCTGCAGGCTGACCTTTCTCAGCTGCAGGCAGCTGCATCATTTGCTTGCCGATTGGGCTGGGCTGTAAAGCTTTTGGATCCAGAATCTGTCCTTCATGATTCGAGCATTCATGGATTGGCTAACAATATACTAAGTGATGACGAGGAAGGTTCTAATGTTAGCATTAGCTCAGAAAAATCTGGTCAGCAGAATCATGGTTTGGTAGCCGAGAAAGATAGAACAATTTCTGGCATTGCTCATGTTGCTTTTGTTGTTGATGCCAATATAACTTCCTATTTGATGATGGGTTCTGTTTCACCAG GTTTGAAGTCTCATGCTGTAACGCTCTATGAAGCTGGAAAACTTGGTGATTCTAGTATTGCTGAACTCTGCAAGGATCTTTCTACATTAGAAGGGAAAAAATTTGAGGGTGAATTACAGGAATTTGCCAATCACGCTTACAGCCTTCGTTGTGTCCTTGAGTGTCTTCATTCTGGTGGAATAGCTGAAGATGACAAGAATGAGAGAACAATCAATTCAGTTGATACACGACTCCATCAGTCTGGTGGAGTAGATAATGGTGACAAGAATGAGAGAGCAATTAATCAAACTGGTATACAGAATTACTTTGTGGATGCTACAAGTTCACTTATATCTGAAATTGAGATTTCAGACACAAATGAAGCAAAGATATATCATAATGTTGATTCTTCAACACACAGTCACACTAATATTCACCGGACTGATTCTTCTGAGGAATGTGATGGTGCAAATGTTCATCTTCTACCATATTCAGAAACTTCAGCTAAAGATAACACATCTAGACAGGAAAATTATTCACCTTGGGATCAAAAGATTCCATCTTTAGATGGTCCAGAAAACGAAAAGATCattcaaaaaagaaaaaggaagtaccGTGTTGATATTCTTCGTTGTGAAAGCTTGGCTTCTCTTGCACCGGCAACATTAGATCGTCTGTTTCTCAGGGACtatgatattattgtgtcaatgGTTCCACTTCCTGCTTCATCAGTTTTACCAGGTTCTTCAGGTCCGTTCCACTTCGGTCCACCCTCATATTCTTCAATGACACCATGGATGAAACTAGTTTTATATACTATAGTGGAAAATGGACCTATCTCAGTTGTCTTGATGAAAGGACAGTGTTTGCGATTGCTTCCTGCCCCATTAGCTGGTTGTGAGAAGGCACTAATATGGTCTTGGGATGGTTCTACAGTCGGAGGCCTTGGAGGCAAGTTTGAAGGGAATTTGGTTAATGGAAATGTATTATTACATTGCTTAAACTCAATCCTTAAGCATTCGGCTGTGCTGGTTCAACCTCTTAGTAGATATGATCTTGATAATTCAGGAAGAATGGTGACTGTGGATATTGCATTACCGCTTAAGAATTTTGATGGATCTGTTCAACCTGTTGGATCAGACATGGGACTAGATCCAGAAGGAATTGCAAACTTAAATACATTGTTAGAGGAGCTCTCTACCAAAATAGAATTATTAACAGTTGGTTATATTCGCCTTCTAAGATTGAGGAAGGTGATACAGTCAGAGATGTTTTCTTCAGATGATGAAAAGTATGAATGGGTTCCTTTAAGCTTGGAATTTGGAATTCCTTTGTTTAATCCCAAATTGTGTAGCAGAATTTGTGAAAGGATATTCTCATCACATTTACTGCAAACAGACTGGCTTAGCGAACACCATGATGCAATGCAAAGTCTAAGAAAAAGATTGCGTGAGCTTTGCTCTGAATACCAAGCAACAGGCCCAACAGCAAAGCTGTTTTACCATATCGATCGGGTTCGGGAATCACCTCGTCATTTGATCAGCTATGCAAGTGGAAAATGGAGCCCACATTTGGACCCTTCAACGCCAATTTCTTCAGCCTCTAGTGAACATCAGAGGCTCAAACTTGTAAATCGGCAACGGTGTCGAACAGAGATTCTTAGCTTTGATGGGAACATGCTCAG GTCTTATGCACTTGGTTCTATTTATGAAACTGGTGGACATCCATTTGAAGAGTCAACGTCTTCTGGTGGAACAAAACATGAATCTGATGAGGACAACAGTCGAGAAGTTGCCCTGCCTGGTGTTAATTTATTGTTTGACGGGGCATTGTTGCACCCATTTGATATAGGTGCATGCTTGCAAGCTAGACAGCCTGTTTTGCTAATAGCCGAGGCATCATCCGCATCTACTTCAATGCAGGAAACTAGGACGTCCTTATAG
- the LOC122030851 gene encoding protein FAM91A1-like isoform X3, with protein MRVSPFRYYCDMIFEVLKNEQPYDSIPNFSAADALRLTGIGRNEYIDIMNKCRSKKIMWKLNKSIAKELLPTQPVDFPVEPWWGVCLVNFTLEEFKKLTEEETATIDKVCKEEANSFVLFDPDIVRGLYRRGLIYFDIPVYPDDRFKVSRLEGFVSNREQSYEDPIEELLYAVFVVSSENATVAELAATLQADLSQLQAAASFACRLGWAVKLLDPESVLHDSSIHGLANNILSDDEEGSNVSISSEKSGQQNHGLVAEKDRTISGIAHVAFVVDANITSYLMMGSVSPGLKSHAVTLYEAGKLGDSSIAELCKDLSTLEGKKFEGELQEFANHAYSLRCVLECLHSGGIAEDDKNERTINSVDTRLHQSGGVDNGDKNERAINQTGIQNYFVDATSSLISEIEISDTNEAKIYHNVDSSTHSHTNIHRTDSSEECDGANVHLLPYSETSAKDNTSRQENYSPWDQKIPSLDGPENEKIIQKRKRKYRVDILRCESLASLAPATLDRLFLRDYDIIVSMVPLPASSVLPGSSGPFHFGPPSYSSMTPWMKLVLYTIVENGPISVVLMKGQCLRLLPAPLAGCEKALIWSWDGSTVGGLGGKFEGNLVNGNVLLHCLNSILKHSAVLVQPLSRYDLDNSGRMVTVDIALPLKNFDGSVQPVGSDMGLDPEGIANLNTLLEELSTKIELLTVGYIRLLRLRKVIQSEMFSSDDEKYEWVPLSLEFGIPLFNPKLCSRICERIFSSHLLQTDWLSEHHDAMQSLRKRLRELCSEYQATGPTAKLFYHIDRVRESPRHLISYASGKWSPHLDPSTPISSASSEHQRLKLVNRQRCRTEILSFDGNMLRSYALGSIYETGGHPFEESTSSGGTKHESDEDNSREVALPGVNLLFDGALLHPFDIGACLQARQPVLLIAEASSASTSMQETRTSL; from the exons ATGAGAGTGTCACCATTCAGATATTACTGTGACATGATCTTTGAAGTTTTGAAGAATG AGCAACCTTACGATAGCATCCCAAATTTCAGTGCTGCAGATGCTCTGAGGCTTACAGGAATTGGACGAAACGAATACATCGATATTATGAACAAGTGCAGATCGAAG AAGATTATGTGGAAGCTGAACAAGTCAATTGCTAAGGAATTGCTCCCCACACAGCCTGTGGATTTTCCAGTTGAGCCATGGTGGGGAGTTTGCCTTGTTAATTTCACACTGGAAGAATTCAAG AAACTCACTGAAGAAGAAACAGCAACCATAGACAAGGTCTGCAAGGAGGAAGCAAATTCCTTTGTTCTTTTTGATCCTGACATTGTAAGAGGTCTTTACAGAAGGGGATtgatatattttgatattccAGTTTATCCCGATGATCGGTTCAAAG TTTCCAGGCTTGAAGGGTTTGTTTCAAACAGGGAACAATCCTATGAGGATCCAATTGAAGA GTTGTTGTATGCAGTTTTTGTTGTCTCAAGTGAGAATGCTACTGTTGCTGAATTGGCAGCTACTCTGCAGGCTGACCTTTCTCAGCTGCAGGCAGCTGCATCATTTGCTTGCCGATTGGGCTGGGCTGTAAAGCTTTTGGATCCAGAATCTGTCCTTCATGATTCGAGCATTCATGGATTGGCTAACAATATACTAAGTGATGACGAGGAAGGTTCTAATGTTAGCATTAGCTCAGAAAAATCTGGTCAGCAGAATCATGGTTTGGTAGCCGAGAAAGATAGAACAATTTCTGGCATTGCTCATGTTGCTTTTGTTGTTGATGCCAATATAACTTCCTATTTGATGATGGGTTCTGTTTCACCAG GTTTGAAGTCTCATGCTGTAACGCTCTATGAAGCTGGAAAACTTGGTGATTCTAGTATTGCTGAACTCTGCAAGGATCTTTCTACATTAGAAGGGAAAAAATTTGAGGGTGAATTACAGGAATTTGCCAATCACGCTTACAGCCTTCGTTGTGTCCTTGAGTGTCTTCATTCTGGTGGAATAGCTGAAGATGACAAGAATGAGAGAACAATCAATTCAGTTGATACACGACTCCATCAGTCTGGTGGAGTAGATAATGGTGACAAGAATGAGAGAGCAATTAATCAAACTGGTATACAGAATTACTTTGTGGATGCTACAAGTTCACTTATATCTGAAATTGAGATTTCAGACACAAATGAAGCAAAGATATATCATAATGTTGATTCTTCAACACACAGTCACACTAATATTCACCGGACTGATTCTTCTGAGGAATGTGATGGTGCAAATGTTCATCTTCTACCATATTCAGAAACTTCAGCTAAAGATAACACATCTAGACAGGAAAATTATTCACCTTGGGATCAAAAGATTCCATCTTTAGATGGTCCAGAAAACGAAAAGATCattcaaaaaagaaaaaggaagtaccGTGTTGATATTCTTCGTTGTGAAAGCTTGGCTTCTCTTGCACCGGCAACATTAGATCGTCTGTTTCTCAGGGACtatgatattattgtgtcaatgGTTCCACTTCCTGCTTCATCAGTTTTACCAGGTTCTTCAGGTCCGTTCCACTTCGGTCCACCCTCATATTCTTCAATGACACCATGGATGAAACTAGTTTTATATACTATAGTGGAAAATGGACCTATCTCAGTTGTCTTGATGAAAGGACAGTGTTTGCGATTGCTTCCTGCCCCATTAGCTGGTTGTGAGAAGGCACTAATATGGTCTTGGGATGGTTCTACAGTCGGAGGCCTTGGAGGCAAGTTTGAAGGGAATTTGGTTAATGGAAATGTATTATTACATTGCTTAAACTCAATCCTTAAGCATTCGGCTGTGCTGGTTCAACCTCTTAGTAGATATGATCTTGATAATTCAGGAAGAATGGTGACTGTGGATATTGCATTACCGCTTAAGAATTTTGATGGATCTGTTCAACCTGTTGGATCAGACATGGGACTAGATCCAGAAGGAATTGCAAACTTAAATACATTGTTAGAGGAGCTCTCTACCAAAATAGAATTATTAACAGTTGGTTATATTCGCCTTCTAAGATTGAGGAAGGTGATACAGTCAGAGATGTTTTCTTCAGATGATGAAAAGTATGAATGGGTTCCTTTAAGCTTGGAATTTGGAATTCCTTTGTTTAATCCCAAATTGTGTAGCAGAATTTGTGAAAGGATATTCTCATCACATTTACTGCAAACAGACTGGCTTAGCGAACACCATGATGCAATGCAAAGTCTAAGAAAAAGATTGCGTGAGCTTTGCTCTGAATACCAAGCAACAGGCCCAACAGCAAAGCTGTTTTACCATATCGATCGGGTTCGGGAATCACCTCGTCATTTGATCAGCTATGCAAGTGGAAAATGGAGCCCACATTTGGACCCTTCAACGCCAATTTCTTCAGCCTCTAGTGAACATCAGAGGCTCAAACTTGTAAATCGGCAACGGTGTCGAACAGAGATTCTTAGCTTTGATGGGAACATGCTCAG GTCTTATGCACTTGGTTCTATTTATGAAACTGGTGGACATCCATTTGAAGAGTCAACGTCTTCTGGTGGAACAAAACATGAATCTGATGAGGACAACAGTCGAGAAGTTGCCCTGCCTGGTGTTAATTTATTGTTTGACGGGGCATTGTTGCACCCATTTGATATAGGTGCATGCTTGCAAGCTAGACAGCCTGTTTTGCTAATAGCCGAGGCATCATCCGCATCTACTTCAATGCAGGAAACTAGGACGTCCTTATAG
- the LOC122030851 gene encoding protein FAM91A1-like isoform X5, with the protein MNKCRSKIMWKLNKSIAKELLPTQPVDFPVEPWWGVCLVNFTLEEFKKLTEEETATIDKVCKEEANSFVLFDPDIVRGLYRRGLIYFDIPVYPDDRFKVSRLEGFVSNREQSYEDPIEELLYAVFVVSSENATVAELAATLQADLSQLQAAASFACRLGWAVKLLDPESVLHDSSIHGLANNILSDDEEGSNVSISSEKSGQQNHGLVAEKDRTISGIAHVAFVVDANITSYLMMGSVSPGLKSHAVTLYEAGKLGDSSIAELCKDLSTLEGKKFEGELQEFANHAYSLRCVLECLHSGGIAEDDKNERTINSVDTRLHQSGGVDNGDKNERAINQTGIQNYFVDATSSLISEIEISDTNEAKIYHNVDSSTHSHTNIHRTDSSEECDGANVHLLPYSETSAKDNTSRQENYSPWDQKIPSLDGPENEKIIQKRKRKYRVDILRCESLASLAPATLDRLFLRDYDIIVSMVPLPASSVLPGSSGPFHFGPPSYSSMTPWMKLVLYTIVENGPISVVLMKGQCLRLLPAPLAGCEKALIWSWDGSTVGGLGGKFEGNLVNGNVLLHCLNSILKHSAVLVQPLSRYDLDNSGRMVTVDIALPLKNFDGSVQPVGSDMGLDPEGIANLNTLLEELSTKIELLTVGYIRLLRLRKVIQSEMFSSDDEKYEWVPLSLEFGIPLFNPKLCSRICERIFSSHLLQTDWLSEHHDAMQSLRKRLRELCSEYQATGPTAKLFYHIDRVRESPRHLISYASGKWSPHLDPSTPISSASSEHQRLKLVNRQRCRTEILSFDGNMLRSYALGSIYETGGHPFEESTSSGGTKHESDEDNSREVALPGVNLLFDGALLHPFDIGACLQARQPVLLIAEASSASTSMQETRTSL; encoded by the exons ATGAACAAGTGCAGATCGAAG ATTATGTGGAAGCTGAACAAGTCAATTGCTAAGGAATTGCTCCCCACACAGCCTGTGGATTTTCCAGTTGAGCCATGGTGGGGAGTTTGCCTTGTTAATTTCACACTGGAAGAATTCAAG AAACTCACTGAAGAAGAAACAGCAACCATAGACAAGGTCTGCAAGGAGGAAGCAAATTCCTTTGTTCTTTTTGATCCTGACATTGTAAGAGGTCTTTACAGAAGGGGATtgatatattttgatattccAGTTTATCCCGATGATCGGTTCAAAG TTTCCAGGCTTGAAGGGTTTGTTTCAAACAGGGAACAATCCTATGAGGATCCAATTGAAGA GTTGTTGTATGCAGTTTTTGTTGTCTCAAGTGAGAATGCTACTGTTGCTGAATTGGCAGCTACTCTGCAGGCTGACCTTTCTCAGCTGCAGGCAGCTGCATCATTTGCTTGCCGATTGGGCTGGGCTGTAAAGCTTTTGGATCCAGAATCTGTCCTTCATGATTCGAGCATTCATGGATTGGCTAACAATATACTAAGTGATGACGAGGAAGGTTCTAATGTTAGCATTAGCTCAGAAAAATCTGGTCAGCAGAATCATGGTTTGGTAGCCGAGAAAGATAGAACAATTTCTGGCATTGCTCATGTTGCTTTTGTTGTTGATGCCAATATAACTTCCTATTTGATGATGGGTTCTGTTTCACCAG GTTTGAAGTCTCATGCTGTAACGCTCTATGAAGCTGGAAAACTTGGTGATTCTAGTATTGCTGAACTCTGCAAGGATCTTTCTACATTAGAAGGGAAAAAATTTGAGGGTGAATTACAGGAATTTGCCAATCACGCTTACAGCCTTCGTTGTGTCCTTGAGTGTCTTCATTCTGGTGGAATAGCTGAAGATGACAAGAATGAGAGAACAATCAATTCAGTTGATACACGACTCCATCAGTCTGGTGGAGTAGATAATGGTGACAAGAATGAGAGAGCAATTAATCAAACTGGTATACAGAATTACTTTGTGGATGCTACAAGTTCACTTATATCTGAAATTGAGATTTCAGACACAAATGAAGCAAAGATATATCATAATGTTGATTCTTCAACACACAGTCACACTAATATTCACCGGACTGATTCTTCTGAGGAATGTGATGGTGCAAATGTTCATCTTCTACCATATTCAGAAACTTCAGCTAAAGATAACACATCTAGACAGGAAAATTATTCACCTTGGGATCAAAAGATTCCATCTTTAGATGGTCCAGAAAACGAAAAGATCattcaaaaaagaaaaaggaagtaccGTGTTGATATTCTTCGTTGTGAAAGCTTGGCTTCTCTTGCACCGGCAACATTAGATCGTCTGTTTCTCAGGGACtatgatattattgtgtcaatgGTTCCACTTCCTGCTTCATCAGTTTTACCAGGTTCTTCAGGTCCGTTCCACTTCGGTCCACCCTCATATTCTTCAATGACACCATGGATGAAACTAGTTTTATATACTATAGTGGAAAATGGACCTATCTCAGTTGTCTTGATGAAAGGACAGTGTTTGCGATTGCTTCCTGCCCCATTAGCTGGTTGTGAGAAGGCACTAATATGGTCTTGGGATGGTTCTACAGTCGGAGGCCTTGGAGGCAAGTTTGAAGGGAATTTGGTTAATGGAAATGTATTATTACATTGCTTAAACTCAATCCTTAAGCATTCGGCTGTGCTGGTTCAACCTCTTAGTAGATATGATCTTGATAATTCAGGAAGAATGGTGACTGTGGATATTGCATTACCGCTTAAGAATTTTGATGGATCTGTTCAACCTGTTGGATCAGACATGGGACTAGATCCAGAAGGAATTGCAAACTTAAATACATTGTTAGAGGAGCTCTCTACCAAAATAGAATTATTAACAGTTGGTTATATTCGCCTTCTAAGATTGAGGAAGGTGATACAGTCAGAGATGTTTTCTTCAGATGATGAAAAGTATGAATGGGTTCCTTTAAGCTTGGAATTTGGAATTCCTTTGTTTAATCCCAAATTGTGTAGCAGAATTTGTGAAAGGATATTCTCATCACATTTACTGCAAACAGACTGGCTTAGCGAACACCATGATGCAATGCAAAGTCTAAGAAAAAGATTGCGTGAGCTTTGCTCTGAATACCAAGCAACAGGCCCAACAGCAAAGCTGTTTTACCATATCGATCGGGTTCGGGAATCACCTCGTCATTTGATCAGCTATGCAAGTGGAAAATGGAGCCCACATTTGGACCCTTCAACGCCAATTTCTTCAGCCTCTAGTGAACATCAGAGGCTCAAACTTGTAAATCGGCAACGGTGTCGAACAGAGATTCTTAGCTTTGATGGGAACATGCTCAG GTCTTATGCACTTGGTTCTATTTATGAAACTGGTGGACATCCATTTGAAGAGTCAACGTCTTCTGGTGGAACAAAACATGAATCTGATGAGGACAACAGTCGAGAAGTTGCCCTGCCTGGTGTTAATTTATTGTTTGACGGGGCATTGTTGCACCCATTTGATATAGGTGCATGCTTGCAAGCTAGACAGCCTGTTTTGCTAATAGCCGAGGCATCATCCGCATCTACTTCAATGCAGGAAACTAGGACGTCCTTATAG